The region TTGGCTGGTTGTGTGCAATGACAAAATAGAAATGATCAGAAAACAAAGACTGCTCaagaaaacattaacagaaCGAGGAATATCGgaaatattttgaaatgcttACAAATTGTCTCGCATAATTATCTAATTGTGGgataaagtgatttttttcatatctttttgttttcttctaattactttttcacaaaaaaagcttttcaaacAATGAAAAGTGAACAAGATGTTGCAGAAACACCATTGTttggcagaaagaaagaatgtgtgtgtgtgtggttgtgtgtgtgtttggttttatttatgtgaCTTGGCTGCTCACTGTAACATCCTTTGGGATTAGCTGCAGTAATGAAGCACTTCATCTGTCAAAAAAGCAAccatcttttgaaaaaaaaaaatccttgtaGGCTTGAATTATTCAAAACCTTTCTAAGACGTTTATTACTCACAATACAACATTTCCATAATTTACAACACACAAAGCTAAATGTGTTGaatctttaccttttttatgGGAAACATGGGAATGTACCCAGATTTACTAAATTCAATCTGAGATCATTTCGGTTATATTTGTGCAATTAAGTGTGTAGCCTTTTGCTCTTTTCTCAACACCCCAAATCCACCGATGTCTTGAGTATAAGTAGAGGACTGGTGAGACATATTTCATAGTAATTAAACTGCTAAAACTCACTGcatattttttggtttcagtTTTAACAATCATCGAGCTGCAGAATGAGATTTGGGACCTTGAGAAAAAGGCTGCCAATGAGACCACTGGTGGCCTTGTAGAAGGTTTGTCctattaaaaataatgcagaGTGAAATGATTTAAGAAATGAATGACACATgacgaaacattaaatacattaaagggtttttatttttctcctagAGTTACAAAGCAGAGTGGATGGCCTTATAAGTGAAATAGACGACAAAGAAGTCGACAACACAAAACTGAGTGAGTTTAAAATAACCGTGAACAGAAAGCTTTCTTTCATCATCCCTTTACTGAGGGATTATCTGTTATTTGCCTACACACTATGTTGGGGATTCTATTACAGTATCTGTTGCATTAAATCATACTTTTGACCTCTCTGTTGTTCAGTGCTGAAAATCATGACGCTGCAGTCAGGTAGAGTGGCTAAAGAGACCTCCAGAAGGTACAAAGCAACAAGGTAACCCGTAAGTATCTCTAAAGATTATTTACAGTTCCCCGAGCTCGCAAATCATGACCTGCTGCTAAGGTTGTCTGTAATATTGTTATGATTGTGTTCAGATCTTCTGCATGTAACttaaatttgtgtttacatttttaaaatctgtttcaGAGCTCACAAATGATCTCACAACCAAGAAGAACGAGCTGCAGGAATACATCAATGAGCTGAATGAGAAGAATCAGGCAAATGCCCAACTGAGTGAGTAAAGAGGGAACATAGTGCATAAATTCACAACTGAGGAAATAGTCTGAAATGTTTCatgtcttctttttgtgttcatCAGTTCTGACAACCACTGTGCTGCAAAACCAGATCAGATTGGCTTTAACTGAATATTTCATCAAACAGATTTACAAAGACAGCTGGAACAGAGCCAGGAGGATGCGGttcttctgcagcagcagctggacgAGAAGGATGCCACCATCAACAGTTAGAAGAAGAGAGGACGAAGAATGACAGTATGTTCAACCCTCTGGCAATAAGTAGATTCATTCAGTATACTAGGGTCGGTAAAGTAGTAAACGCTCTCCGGATTCTTGTTGAAATGTACACATGTTGCTGTCCTttcccagtgagcatttttccgtCTAAAAGACGTCTATGGCCGGCgtctaaaagtggttcaaaagtgaaagtttattcaacgtctatttgtagacgtctattagacgttcacgtttagaccacatttagacgtgattttcaatattggctttcaactgagaaatgtggatgtggtttcatagtaagcctctaaaatgatgatataacattattagGACAACGTAAAGgattacaaatgcactattgcaaatcacgtctaaatgtggtctaaaGGTGAACGTCTGATAGACGTCTACAAATTTCACTTTTTAACCCCTTTTAGACATAAACCTTTTCTAAAAGTATTTTGAACCTCAAACTGCTCACAGTAAACTATGTACCAATTAAGcacgtagtcatagtaacacattaacagtttacattgacaggacaaataagaccatctgacccaggcaacaattaattagtttttattgatacaactacaatgaaattgaaaatacacacaacagaatctccggtttcttctttaaatgtggttGTCAAAACCTCCAGGAGCCGGtttcagatggatgtctgtaaagtaaacaagaattaaaaacatattcactgttgAACCAGTCTGTTCACCGGTGACCATAGCCGTTTTTAAACGTCTTTCCAACGGAAACATGCTCCCTggcataagataagataagataagataatcctttattagtcccgcagcgcatattacacattataacactttatattgtttataagttGTTCTGACtgtcttcttgtttgttcatcaatttattttactcacttcctcccatttaaactgtgtacagccccactagctctctgtaatgtattttagctgtaaaatggcctaaaactccCTTTAGCtatatcaatgaactacagcgacagcccataaagacatcaacattaacttacacacatattaatgtttactgttgtccatgtagcagtagctacaagctagcagcctcgcctgcatcgtgagcagcttaaaatgatattaatgatgctaatttcgCTTTGAATAACTGAATCCAGTAGTTCAAGTACTTACACAGTGTGTAGTGAGCGTGAAGCCTCGTGTTTTTCCCGTCAGCTCGTTCACTTCGCTCCGCAAGTCCGGTGCCGAGCCTGTCGACCGGGGCTACTTTCAAAGTTGTAGACGCAGTCTGAGCCTGAGTTCCTGCGCATGCGCGTTCCAGCAGTAGGCGCTCACTGTGTTTTACATGAACGCAGACTGAACGTACACGGCTCCGTTAGGATGTCCCGTGAGCTTCTTGTTGGCAGCAAGACGTTAATAGTTCCGTATTTACGACTCTTTAtgtgaaaacattaaaagcgtTGAAATCACGTCTACGTGTAGACCATATTTAGCCGACCAGttgaatactttacataaatactataatatatatataatatgttaatatcgtctctcttacagccttacgttacaacagaacacattatcaaccaaatggtgttttgtgacatgttgaagttgtaaccgtgttttagccggttgaaaagacgTCTATAGACGTTTAGACCCGATTTCAACCAGTTTTAGACCAGAGTTAGACGTCTAAATCCCGTCTAGTGCTCACTGGGGTCTGTCTCAATGCTAGGACTGCAAAATGAGAAGAACCAACTTGAGGATAGTGTACGAGGTAACTATAAGTTCTGTTCAGCAAAGTGCAGACAATACACTGCGTATATATTaccccccctacacacacaaacacacacaaagagaaaaacaactacaaaatgctgttttttctttctcctcagaTCTTCAAAACAACACTGATGTGGAAGAAAATACAATCCATGCCAGTGAGTCACAAGCAAGAGTTCATTTAATTTCTTGGTATTTTTTAGCCTGCAGATTTTCGGGATATTACTATTTAGAATGAACGTTTAAATCCTACATCATAAATGTTCAAACCGCATAAGtgttatgaaaaaatatatatatatacaatcctacacacaaacagactggtGAAAATTGTTGTATAATGTCTTTTCTGGCTCTGGAACAGCCAGAAAAGACTTTATCAAGTCTGgggaaatagattttttttaagacatggCCGTTTACAAGATAAGGAAGGAAAGATGCCAGCCAGTTGCTTTATAGGAAATGTAGTCCAATCCTGCATTTTAGGTGTTgacccattttttttaatatatcacTTCTGACTGCCCGAATTTTATGTGAGTGACATGCTAAATCACTGCTTTAATGTCAGTTTCCCTTTAAAAATGCGATGATTGACTACATTTCTCGGTTTACAGGGAGGATCACCTTGGATCCAAACACAGCGCACCCAAGAATACGTCTGTCAGCACATAACACTATGATGATCACTTCCAGGGAAGTGCAAGACGTCCCCGACCATCCAGGCCGGTTTGATGTGGATCTTGCTGTAGTTGGCACATCTGGCTTCTCAACTGGCAGACATTACTGGGAGGTGTCTGTAGCTGGGAGGCTTTGTTACCACCTTGGGGTGGCCAGTGAATCTTCTAAAAGAAAGGGAGCAATAATGTACAATCCGACAAATGGTTTCTGGACCATAGTCCTAAACAGACAGGGTCAGTACAAAGCTGTCGATAATAGTTTGGTTGTTATTCCGGTTCAGACGCAACCTCTTATACTTGGAATTCTGCTGGACTACAAACAGGGAAAGATCTCATTCTTCGACGCTGGTGCCAGGACTCATATGTACTCATTTGTAGGTCAAAGGTTTACTGACAAAATCTATCCATTTATCAATTTTTGTGTTGATGATGTTGAAAGTCAGACACCAATCGTGTCACTTTCTCCAAGATCGCCCGACTGGATAAAATAGAGAACAGGGCAAGTTATGTTTTGTTCTGTGTCAAATCTTAGACATGCATCTCATTTAAGGGTTTCTCAGTAGGTCAAAAAACAATCCCTTGAGTAGTTCTCATACATATTTTGGTTATTTCTGctgctaaatgtaaaaaaacaaaaaacaaatgtacaatgatgattttttttattataagatAATTTGTCCTCTTGTCCATGTAATTCCAGGAGTTTCAATCACTAGGCCCAGTACAGCTAAATTAACCATTTAGTCAAGTTAATTATGTTACTGCCAGATTTAAAACCTGTTCATTACAATTTCACACCTTTTGGTCAAGAGATGGTAGAGCTTCACCCATGATAGAAGCAAAAGTAGTGTGTGATGCTGCCCTGGAGAAACAGGTGTatgaaactgaataaaaacagtttatatTGAATAAACACTTGTTCTTACAATGAATTCttcacagtcacacaaacatgtcTCTTAAGAGACCTACCTCAGTTTCaatacacatttacaaacacatgtCACCTCTTTAACACATTCTGTTATAATCCCTTGCTTTTCCATCACAATGCAAACACTAGTCAGTCTCTTCCTGATGTACCGGCTACGCTCTTGTAAAAGTGGCCAACAAAAACTGGGTCCTGCTCCTCCAGTATGTGCAGGAAAtgattcctctcctcctctccccaaGACTCAAACCACTGTGTCCACAGGCGCAGCTGGCATTCATAGATGTTTGGTAGTCTGTCCTTAACCTGGCAggtgtgcagaaaaaaaagaaagaagagaaatcaGCTGTTAAATGTTACAAAACATCACTCTCTGGACTAGCTGTTACGAAGTGACAGTGTAGAAGGTACCTGGAGAGTGCTGAGTGAATCTAGGAGGGTGCACACTTTCCCAGGTACAGCTTTCCCCAGAAGGTCCTGGAGGAACCGCTCCCTCTGAGAGTCGTTCCAGCCCTGGAACCAGCTCAGGACGCACCGCTGCTCCTGGAGGCTCACGTAGGAGATGGGCTCCGGCTCTCTAACCCTACCTGCGCCCGGGGAAGCGCAGGACAGGTTCCCAAGGCTGGGGGGGCTGACTAAGCCCCGGGGAACAGATGGAAAGTCCTCCAGCCTGGGAGAGGAGCAGCC is a window of Anoplopoma fimbria isolate UVic2021 breed Golden Eagle Sablefish chromosome 3, Afim_UVic_2022, whole genome shotgun sequence DNA encoding:
- the LOC129089374 gene encoding zinc-binding protein A33-like; this encodes MLGLQNEKNQLEDSVRDLQNNTDVEENTIHARRITLDPNTAHPRIRLSAHNTMMITSREVQDVPDHPGRFDVDLAVVGTSGFSTGRHYWEVSVAGRLCYHLGVASESSKRKGAIMYNPTNGFWTIVLNRQGQYKAVDNSLVVIPVQTQPLILGILLDYKQGKISFFDAGARTHMYSFVGQRFTDKIYPFINFCVDDVESQTPIVSLSPRSPDWIK
- the LOC129089375 gene encoding uncharacterized protein C14orf119 homolog, which codes for MSWFNHVSPGLNQQQPQQQPPQSFGSDRLTATDMLCSSLHSRLRGPTEGPPTMATQHWTGCSSPRLEDFPSVPRGLVSPPSLGNLSCASPGAGRVREPEPISYVSLQEQRCVLSWFQGWNDSQRERFLQDLLGKAVPGKVCTLLDSLSTLQVKDRLPNIYECQLRLWTQWFESWGEEERNHFLHILEEQDPVFVGHFYKSVAGTSGRD